In Styela clava chromosome 10, kaStyClav1.hap1.2, whole genome shotgun sequence, the sequence GTGGGAAGGGAACTTTTTGCAACTTATAAAAGGGTTTCTGCTATGATAATTCGTTGGATGTTTCTCAGCTCGCAACTCCCAAAGAACTGGATTAGTAAACATAACTGCTTTCTTGCCTTCCTATTCCAACCTCATTATCTATGTGATAGCTAAGAACGCtcggtattcccgtagtatgtgaaccaagatggctgaccaggttagggttacgccataatttaaggtacaaaaactacgggagtcactttgcTAGTCCTCCaactcctaatagaactaaaaggaggaaaaatggaataaaattatggcctaaccctgacctggtacacaaactatgttcaggtgtccgccatcttggtccacatattACGGAAGCGCCGAACGCTCACTATTTACAATTAGAAATGCTCTCATTATACAGTTTATTCTCTTATGGAGCAACAATGTACGTCGAATGTAGTGTTTTCTGCTATGAATGAAATCCAACTAGCTGTTTCAAATTAAtcaattcattttgaaaatgtgatttcatatatatatatatatttaaagttgGTAAATTTCCATGTTCGGCAATTGCTGTTTGCAAATCGCTTCTATAAAATCTTCTTTATTTACTACACTGAAGTGTTCCCACTATATCATGAACGACCCGACCCACAGCGCTATACAACCAATTTCCACGAAGTGGGTTAAGTTATCTGGTCTACCACGAAAACGACAAGACACAGAACACGATTGGGAATGTTCACAGTAAGATTAATCGTCGCAATTTTGATAGACGTATCGTATTTTTAATCGCTTCCGACTAAGCTAGCTCGAGTAACCATTATCTACGTTTACcttgcctatatatatatatatatattcaattctaTTCGAAACCTTCTCTAAAATGTTCTTTGAAGTATTAGGAATACTCTCAATACTTTGCGTGATGCTTACTTATAGTTCACCTCTTCAAAGACCACAAGGaggtaattaatattatttcactTTTAACACAAGAAGTAAGCGTTTTAGCTTCAAAGGGGGAAAtgatatgaaatttttaatcATTTCAGAACCATCAATAGTTGGAATATACGAACAGAATCCAGACTTTGCTGAGCCATACTATTGTGCTTTTGCTGACCATTTTCACGTGAGTTGTTGGTGTGTCACACTACGTGCGATGTTCCAacctaaaaattcaattttttaaaattataatccACTTAGAAGAGTAAAAATCATGAGCAAAAGAAGTAATATCAAATTACACTGCAAAATACATATCTGGGGAAATCTTTcaatctatttttgaaaaaaacacgAGTACAAAATATCACAAACTAGTTTCAACAGATTTGAACATAATCACAAACAAGTCAAGCATGTTATCTTTAGAAAATTCCGAAATCAGAAGCATTCCATTAGTGCCACCTCACGAATGTCCATAGTTCAACGCCTATTTATTGGTTTTTTGGGATTTTCTACAACCCATGTGGACAATTTGGCATTTCTTTTGCTGTGTAATAAAGAGAAATGAGTTAAGAATATGAATCATTTTTCTATTCGTGTTTTTCCCACCAATTGCGTTCTGTATCCTAAgttctaaaataatttttgatatttgcaGCAACTGATTTATGTGACTGGGACGAGTGGAAGTCTATAATTGATAAAAGATCAAGACGAATTATCACAAAGCTCTAATGTCTATTTTTGTGCttggaaaacaaaaaatgttgagtctgttttattgttaatattgtCGTTCATAAATACTATTGCATTGTTAtaactaaaacatatttttaactcgCACATTAAAATTGTAAACCCGATTCAAAGACATCGAAAGTAGTCATCCAAAATATACAATAACTCATCTATTGATACTACCAAGTGTTTAATGTTATATTGTCTTCGTTTATGTAAAACTGTAACCGTGATAATGAAAGTTTTTCCGCAGAACTCCAATCAACTGAATCTTATCAGTTTTCACGCCTTGGAAAATATCCATTttgtttattgtaatattttgtttaagTAAATTATAGCTCCACGCTTtgcatttgtttattattgaaaGAAAATGGACATTAATTTTGTCAAGAATTGAATGTAGATCACGTTTAGTTAATTTGTTGAAGTTTTTCTTCTCGTGACACGTTTAGGTTCTACATGGAAATGTTTGATAGTTCCCTCAAAGCACGTCAATTGCCTCTTGTGATAGGCCTGGCATTATATACCAAGATCACCTTCTAGCTAATTACTGAATTACAGTACACGTAGAAAGCTATTCTCAATATGCGTTTCTGATGAAAGCAATAGGTAGCctacttttttatatattcgatctatttaaacaattttttgatctTTATACAAAAAGAAACTTTGAAACTAGAAAAAATACAATTTGGTTGTAGGAACAAAGTTTCCTAAAGCAACattgaaattttacaaaaaaaacatagttcGTTGCAAAGCAATTCCATATCAGAATAGATCGCAATCTATAAATTTCAATGGTACGAAACAACCCAAATTTTGACGATGatactttgaaaatatgaaatcaaaTGGGACCTTAATTCGAAAGAATAAATGAGATTTATTTTATATCCAATATGTCAGGAAAGAATGCTCCTTATTTTTTCACGTATTCTCCCCAAATAGACGACTTTGAAACCTACCCCTGAAAAAACATGCTGGGTGTTGGTCTTGCGATAGCGCTGAAAGGTCTCATACTAACGTTGACATGAGGTAGTGCGTCAGTCAATGCACTCACTGATGCGTCATCCATTATACCGAGGACATCTAGGTATTGTAGATTCGGCATGTTCACAAATCTCCTGCAAATAAGTAAATTAAAGCGTACAATATGTTTATCAAATGTATCGTATACGAACGATTGTACAGTCGGTGACAACAACTTCAGAATACTAGAAATAGCATTCAGTTCAATGAAGAGCTACCAGTTTCTATTTATCGTTAAATATTTGGATCAAAACTGATAGAAGTGTCTTTGTTTTGAATGCGAGTGCATAATGGTAGATCATCTTTTCAAGTTGTTACATAAAGGAATGTCTCAAATGTATAATGTTAATAATTACTCACAATAAACTATCTGGAGCTACAGAATAACATCGACTCATATTGACTCCTTTTAACGTGTCTGATAACCCGTGAATTAGCATATCCACCGCTGTAGAAGTCAGGTGATTGGAATCGCTGATATCAAGATCTTGAAGTCTTCTGCATCTTGCAACTATTTCAGCTACGTGGCCGTCCTGCATTGTATCTCGGAAACCTCCAAGGTTCAGGTGATTAATTGTTGAAGGAAGTCCTGACACAAGCTGAacatagaatatatatatatagttaataGTGATGTACAGATAATATGGGTTGCAGGGGCCCCATATTCTACTCAAATTTATGGAAATCAACTGCCGCTTCCAGTACATACGACAGACCACCAATAAATTTGATATCGAGATAAGAAAATTCAGGAAATATTGATGCATGATATCGAATCATAGGGATGATAATTACGGACATAActtctcaaaataaattaatcGTATCATAtgcttgaataaataaagtagtttatGTCTTTTCGCAAATAATAGGTTAAATAATTTGTCTTCATTTAATTTACCTCTTCTGGTGAGTATCGACAAATCGATGACCAAGAGAGGTTGAGTTCAGTAAGCCGATTGCATGCCAACAGTATTTCGATCACGCCTGAAATAGTGACTTCTTTACATAATGTCAGATTTAAATGAGTCAGGAATAAACAGTTCGATATGCATCTGTGATATAAACGTAGAAAGaattaaattgtttattttttgacaccggagttgattaaaataacatcatattttccatattttgatcatatatatataatattttgttgcaCAAATCATCGCGTGAGTCAATGTGCAgaattttgggtactcccgaagtatgtgtaccaggttagggttagcccatataattttgttccgattttgggttctattacgagtttgggaactgtctatgttagccaagtgaatatatccctgtccataggtttcagtccctttacataaattgatgtaaaatgggcgaacaaaataagttacttccatattggtacacatacttctggagtgcggaattttgaaattaaaataacaaatacatTTAGAAGTTCAACAATTCTCAATTTTGACTTGATTTCCGTCCAGTGGGTTATGGTAAGAATGACGACGAGCCTTGTTgaaaatactatatatatatatatatatataacattattcagaattgtataaagaaaatagaaaatcatattttataaagTTGGTACTTTGTGCACAAAATCAAAATGTGCATACATAATAACCTGATTTCAAGCAAAGTTCGGATGTTCAATACTCAACTTTTTTTTCGTAGAAGTTAATTTAACCATATCTGGAATAATACATTACGATAACTCACGCGATTTTCTTCCATAATCTACATACTTGTAAGCATCTACCCAGAGACGAAATATTCAGCATTCTAAATATGTAGAGAACGATTTCTTACGGAAGGAAGAGGACTGCAAAAACAATATGATTGGTTGGAAATAAGTATGATATTATACgagaaattgataaaaaaaaattggactcaCTTGAAATATCTTTACTAGACGATGATTTTGAATATGGGGATTTTCAAAGACCACAAGTGAATGGTTTTTCGTTAGAAAAATAGGCAGTGGGGTTTCTGTCGAATCTCCAATTTCGTCGTGGTTTTTCCGGAGTTCTACATTTCAATATGACATCGTGTGTAGGGCGCTTAGTTTTCGGCGTTCGTAACAGAAATGTTTCACTTCGTTCATTTGTGCATCCAGTTCTTCATCATATGATATTTCACCAATGATTCCCAAATCATCATATAAAAATTCTTTTTCCTTGTCGGCCTCTAAGATGCACAAATTATTCGTGGAGTCGCTTATTTCATCTACTTCCATTAGCCagatattagatatatataaaataatacggAAATAATTTAGGGATTccaacgttataaatatttcacagtggacTATAATTGGaagatatcagacggtggtttgtcacgtTAAAATGGCTaagttagaaaaaagaaaaaaacttgaacggtgaaattttagtttcaactccccaaaaccaatttcacctcatagcttgcgccgctctacccgtccgcttccgtttgcggggacgttgtTACTCACCGAAGAGCGGATTGAAACATGAAACCGCGGACAGGAGTgaggatatagtatcagtgtgagagctgattttccctTGTGCCTTTTCCACTGTTCTTCAAAAAACAATGCcaaataatttttcagtaaTTACAGCGTAAATCTTTTCAATGCGATCTTCCAAATTTTCATAACAGACAATCATAAAAATGAGTAAAGCGCTGTTTTTAGGAGAAATGGCAAAACTTTATTTGTCAACTTATTCCGGTCCAGATAGCATGATGCTTGGCACAGTGTTAAAAAAATGTTCCGCTGGCGCGTCAAAGCCCAATCTGTTATCTTACATATTTCAAAAGCGTTCAGATAGAGTTTGGCGTGGACTGGTTAAAGCAAAAACGCTTGGAACAGCTGGTCATAATCTTGTTACTAAACGCATTATCAATATGACATATCAAAGATAATAGAGGTAGACCCGGATCGGTGGTCCTAAAACTTCAATGACCTGTGTCCTCCTCTCAAAAACCCATTCTCTCGTATAAAAATTCAGGTTTTGCCTCAACGCATTTCCGTCAGTTATTTCATGGCCTTTATCTATAATAAAACAACCAACAAATGAAAGCGAAAAATTGCAAATCATTGCAATGGCAAAACTCACCTCAAATTAATATAGCCCTGGACATAATTAAAGTATTTGTTCGTGCCCTTCGCAGAAACGCCCCTGTGACTCTTCTAAAGGGCCGAGGGTCCAAAATGGAGAAAAGCAAACCTAACGACCCAAAGCTTCTTTTTTCATTATCCGCAAATCAATATAAACTGTTCAATACAATTATTTCTGCACAACAAAGTTTATTATAAAGTGAgaataataaaatctatatgaatagatggaaatataaaaaattgggcttaaaaaatattgtagTCTTAGAACAAGAAAGTCTTAAGCTATTTCAACGCAGTTcgataaatattcattttaaacaaCTTCAGTGTTTGAGGGTGTCTAAATATTGCGGGGTCGTCACGCTCTATAAAGGGACGTAGAAAAATAGTAGAGGCGAAATGgaacaaaattacttttatgaCTTGTATGAAAGTATTTATTGAATTTGTATCGAAACCAATATTTGACTTCGTTAATCACTTGGCTCTAAAACTTGTCACGTTGTTGAAGAATTTGTGCgggattatatt encodes:
- the LOC144428077 gene encoding S-phase kinase-associated protein 2-like is translated as MLNISSLGRCLQVCRLWKKIACISNCLFLTHLNLTLCKEVTISGVIEILLACNRLTELNLSWSSICRYSPEELVSGLPSTINHLNLGGFRDTMQDGHVAEIVARCRRLQDLDISDSNHLTSTAVDMLIHGLSDTLKGVNMSRCYSVAPDSLLRFVNMPNLQYLDVLGIMDDASVSALTDALPHVNVSMRPFSAIARPTPSMFFQGLEHRT